A single region of the Enterobacter cloacae complex sp. R_G8 genome encodes:
- the nirB gene encoding nitrite reductase large subunit NirB has translation MSKVRLAIIGNGMVGHRFIEDLLDKASAEQFDITVFCEEPRKAYDRVHLSSYFSHHTAEELSLVREGFYEKHGVKVLVGERAITINRQEKVIHSSAGRTVFYDKLIMATGSYPWIPPIKGSETQDCFVYRTIEDLNAIESCARRSKRGAVVGGGLLGLEAAGALKNLGVETHVIEFAPMLMAEQLDHMGGDQLRRKIESMGVKVHTSKNTKEIVQEGTEARKTMRFADGSELEVDFIVFSTGIRPRDKLATQCGLAVAQRGGIMVNDTCQTSDPDIYAIGECASWNNRVYGLVAPGYKMAQVAVDHILGNENAFEGADLSAKLKLLGVDVGGIGDAHGRTPGARSYVYLDESKEIYKRLIVSQDNKTLLGAVLVGDTSDYGNLLQLVLNAIELPENPDALILPAHASSGKPSIGVDKLPDSAQICSCFDVTKGMLIAAINKGCHTVAALKAETKAGTGCGGCIPLVTQVLNAELAKQGIEVNNNLCEHFAYSRQELYHLIRVEGIKSFDELLAKHGQGYGCEVCKPTVGSLLASCWNEYILKPEHTPLQDTNDNFLANIQKDGTYSVIPRSAGGEITPEGLVAVGRIAREFNLYTKITGSQRIGLFGAQKDDLPEIWRQLIEAGFETGHAYAKALRMAKTCVGSTWCRYGVGDSVGFGVELENRYKGIRTPHKMKFGVSGCTRECAEAQGKDVGIIATEKGWNLYVCGNGGMKPRHADLLAADLDHDTLIQYLDRFMMFYIRTADKLTRTASWLDNLEGGIDYLKSVIIDDKLGLNEHLEAEMARLRAAVICEWTETVNTPAAQTRFKHFINSTQRDPNVQVVAEREQHRPATPYERIPVTLVEENA, from the coding sequence ATGAGCAAAGTCAGACTCGCTATCATCGGTAACGGCATGGTCGGCCACCGCTTTATTGAGGATCTTCTCGATAAAGCCAGCGCTGAGCAGTTCGATATTACCGTGTTCTGTGAAGAACCCCGCAAGGCGTACGACCGTGTGCACTTGTCTTCCTACTTCTCCCATCATACCGCCGAAGAGCTCTCTCTGGTGCGTGAAGGTTTCTATGAGAAGCATGGCGTAAAAGTGCTGGTGGGCGAACGCGCTATCACCATCAACCGTCAGGAGAAAGTGATCCACTCCAGCGCTGGCCGTACGGTTTTTTACGACAAGCTGATCATGGCGACTGGCTCATATCCGTGGATCCCGCCTATCAAAGGTTCGGAAACGCAGGATTGCTTCGTTTACCGTACCATTGAAGATCTCAACGCCATCGAATCCTGCGCACGTCGCAGTAAACGCGGCGCGGTGGTCGGGGGCGGCCTGCTGGGTCTGGAAGCAGCCGGAGCGTTGAAAAACCTCGGCGTTGAAACGCACGTCATCGAATTTGCCCCGATGCTGATGGCCGAACAGCTGGACCACATGGGTGGCGATCAGCTGCGCCGTAAGATTGAAAGCATGGGAGTGAAAGTCCACACCAGCAAAAACACCAAAGAGATTGTGCAGGAAGGCACCGAAGCGCGTAAAACCATGCGCTTTGCCGACGGCAGCGAGCTCGAAGTTGACTTTATCGTCTTCTCCACCGGTATTCGCCCACGCGACAAGCTGGCCACCCAGTGCGGCCTGGCGGTTGCCCAGCGCGGCGGGATCATGGTGAACGATACCTGCCAGACCTCCGACCCGGATATCTATGCTATCGGCGAATGTGCCAGCTGGAATAATCGCGTATACGGTCTGGTGGCGCCGGGCTACAAAATGGCGCAGGTCGCCGTTGACCATATCCTCGGTAACGAAAACGCCTTCGAAGGCGCGGACTTAAGCGCCAAGCTGAAGCTGCTGGGCGTGGACGTGGGCGGCATTGGCGATGCGCATGGCCGCACGCCGGGCGCACGCAGCTACGTTTATCTCGACGAAAGCAAAGAGATCTATAAACGCCTGATCGTCAGCCAGGACAACAAAACCCTGCTCGGCGCGGTGCTGGTGGGCGACACCAGCGACTACGGCAACCTGCTGCAACTGGTGCTGAACGCCATCGAACTGCCGGAGAATCCGGACGCGCTGATCCTCCCGGCGCACGCCTCCAGCGGCAAGCCGTCTATCGGCGTCGATAAACTGCCGGACAGCGCGCAGATCTGCTCCTGCTTCGACGTCACCAAAGGCATGCTGATCGCCGCCATTAACAAAGGCTGCCACACCGTTGCGGCGCTGAAAGCGGAAACCAAAGCCGGGACCGGCTGCGGCGGCTGTATTCCTCTGGTCACTCAGGTGCTGAACGCCGAACTGGCGAAACAGGGCATCGAAGTGAACAACAACCTGTGCGAGCACTTCGCGTACTCTCGCCAGGAGCTGTATCACCTGATCCGCGTGGAAGGCATTAAATCCTTCGACGAACTGCTGGCCAAGCACGGCCAGGGTTATGGCTGCGAAGTGTGTAAACCGACCGTCGGATCCCTGCTGGCCTCCTGCTGGAATGAGTACATCCTCAAACCCGAACATACGCCGCTGCAGGATACCAACGACAACTTCCTGGCGAATATCCAGAAAGACGGGACTTACTCCGTTATCCCACGCTCCGCGGGCGGTGAAATCACCCCGGAAGGGCTGGTGGCCGTGGGCCGTATCGCGCGTGAATTTAACCTCTACACCAAAATCACCGGTTCCCAGCGTATCGGCCTGTTTGGTGCGCAGAAAGATGACCTGCCGGAAATCTGGCGTCAGCTGATTGAGGCGGGCTTCGAAACCGGTCACGCGTATGCCAAAGCGCTGCGCATGGCGAAAACCTGCGTGGGCAGCACCTGGTGCCGCTACGGCGTGGGCGACAGCGTGGGCTTCGGCGTCGAGCTGGAAAACCGCTACAAAGGCATCCGTACCCCGCACAAAATGAAGTTCGGCGTCTCCGGCTGTACCCGTGAATGTGCCGAAGCGCAGGGGAAAGACGTGGGGATCATCGCCACCGAGAAAGGCTGGAACCTGTACGTCTGCGGTAACGGCGGGATGAAACCACGCCACGCTGACCTGCTGGCGGCCGATCTTGACCACGACACGCTGATTCAGTATCTCGACCGCTTCATGATGTTCTACATCCGTACCGCCGACAAACTGACCCGTACCGCTTCCTGGCTGGATAATCTGGAGGGCGGCATCGACTACCTGAAATCGGTCATCATCGATGACAAGCTGGGGCTTAACGAACATCTGGAAGCCGAGATGGCGCGCCTGCGCGCGGCGGTGATTTGCGAGTGGACGGAAACCGTCAACACGCCAGCGGCACAGACTCGCTTCAAACACTTCATCAACAGCACCCAGCGCGACCCGAACGTGCAGGTAGTAGCAGAGCGCGAACAGCATCGTCCGGCGACACCTTATGAACGTATTCCGGTGACGCTGGTGGAGGAAAACGCATGA
- a CDS encoding cytosine deaminase yields MSTTPLWLVQNVRLPDREGLWQIAIENGRFGDISPMDETHSESYEVLNARGGLAIPPFIEPHIHLDTTQTAGEPNWNQSGTLFEGIERWAERKALLSYDDVKARAWKTLKWQIANGIQFVRTHVDVSDPRLTALKAMLEVKQEVAPWVTLQIVAFPQEGILSYPNGAALLEEALTLGADVVGAIPHFEFTREYGVQSLHIAFDLAKKYDRPLDIHCDEIDDEQSRFVETVATLAYEAGIGARVTASHTTAMHSYNGAYTSRLFRLLKMSGINFVANPLVNIHLQGRFDDYPKRRGITRVKELQAAGINVCFGHDDVFDPWYPLGTGNMLQVLHMGLHVCQMMGYPQIDSGLNLITHNSARTFGLSDYGIETGNPANLVILPAESGFEAVRCQVPVRWSIRQGRVIATTQLAQTWIQMDIGGEEVSFARNSPSAERKGA; encoded by the coding sequence ATGTCTACAACACCGCTTTGGCTTGTGCAGAATGTTCGTTTACCGGATCGCGAAGGGCTGTGGCAGATCGCCATCGAGAACGGTCGTTTTGGTGATATCTCGCCCATGGACGAGACCCACAGCGAAAGCTATGAGGTCTTAAATGCCCGCGGCGGACTGGCCATTCCACCGTTTATCGAGCCGCACATTCATCTGGATACCACCCAGACAGCGGGCGAACCCAACTGGAACCAGTCCGGCACGCTGTTTGAAGGGATTGAACGTTGGGCGGAGCGTAAGGCGCTGCTCAGCTATGACGATGTCAAAGCGCGCGCATGGAAAACGCTGAAGTGGCAAATTGCCAACGGGATCCAGTTTGTCCGCACCCACGTGGATGTCTCCGACCCGAGGCTTACCGCCCTGAAGGCGATGCTGGAGGTTAAACAGGAGGTCGCGCCGTGGGTGACGCTGCAAATCGTGGCATTCCCGCAGGAAGGCATTCTCTCTTACCCGAACGGCGCGGCGCTGCTGGAAGAGGCATTAACGCTGGGCGCGGATGTGGTGGGTGCCATCCCGCACTTCGAATTCACCCGGGAATACGGCGTGCAGTCCCTGCATATCGCCTTTGACCTGGCGAAGAAATACGACCGTCCGCTGGATATTCATTGCGATGAAATCGACGATGAGCAGTCCCGCTTTGTGGAGACGGTCGCCACGCTGGCGTATGAAGCTGGCATTGGCGCGCGGGTCACGGCCAGCCACACCACCGCCATGCACTCTTACAACGGCGCGTATACCTCCCGGCTGTTCCGCCTGCTGAAGATGTCGGGCATTAACTTCGTGGCGAATCCGCTGGTGAATATCCACCTGCAGGGGCGTTTTGACGACTATCCGAAGCGTCGGGGCATCACCCGCGTGAAGGAACTGCAGGCGGCGGGCATTAACGTCTGCTTTGGACATGATGATGTGTTTGATCCATGGTATCCGCTCGGTACCGGCAATATGCTGCAGGTGCTGCATATGGGGCTGCACGTTTGTCAGATGATGGGCTACCCGCAAATTGACAGCGGCCTGAACCTGATCACCCATAACAGCGCCCGCACGTTTGGCCTGAGCGATTACGGTATTGAGACGGGTAACCCGGCGAACCTGGTGATTTTGCCTGCAGAAAGTGGGTTTGAGGCGGTACGCTGTCAGGTGCCGGTGCGCTGGTCCATTCGGCAGGGGCGCGTGATTGCCACCACGCAGCTGGCGCAGACCTGGATCCAGATGGATATCGGGGGAGAAGAGGTGAGCTTTGCCAGAAACAGCCCCTCTGCCGAGCGCAAAGGGGCGTAG
- the tsgA gene encoding MFS transporter TsgA: MTNSNRIKLTWISFFSYALTGALVIVTGMVMGNIADYFHLPVSSMSNTFTFLNAGILISIFLNAWLMEIVPLKTQLRFGFVLMVAAVAGLMLSHSIALFSAAMFVLGLVSGITMSIGTFLITHMYEGRQRGARLLFTDSFFSMAGMIFPMVAAVLLARSIEWYWVYACIGLVYVAIFILTFGCEFPVLGKKAQTTAEPVVKEKWGIGVLFLSIAALCYILGQLGFISWVPEYAKGLGMSLNDAGKLVSDFWMSYMFGMWAFSFILRFFDLQRILTVLAGLATVLMYMFINGSPEHMPWFILTLGFFSSAIYTSIITLGSLQTKVASPKLVNFVLTCGTIGTMLTFVVTGPIVAHSGPLAALHTANGLYAVVFIMCFILGFVTRHRQHNAAAASH; encoded by the coding sequence ATGACTAACAGCAATCGTATCAAGCTCACATGGATCAGCTTTTTCTCCTACGCCCTAACCGGCGCGTTGGTGATCGTCACCGGGATGGTGATGGGAAATATCGCAGACTACTTCCATCTGCCCGTTTCCAGCATGAGTAACACCTTCACCTTCCTCAACGCGGGGATCCTGATCTCCATTTTCCTGAATGCCTGGCTGATGGAAATTGTTCCGCTGAAAACGCAGCTGCGTTTTGGTTTTGTGCTGATGGTCGCCGCCGTGGCGGGTCTGATGCTGAGCCACAGCATCGCCCTGTTCTCCGCCGCCATGTTCGTGCTCGGTCTGGTCAGCGGGATCACCATGTCGATTGGTACCTTCCTGATTACCCATATGTATGAAGGCCGTCAGCGCGGCGCGCGCCTGCTGTTTACCGACTCCTTCTTCAGCATGGCCGGGATGATTTTCCCGATGGTCGCGGCCGTTCTGCTGGCGCGCAGCATTGAGTGGTACTGGGTCTACGCCTGTATCGGCCTGGTTTACGTGGCCATCTTCATCCTGACCTTCGGCTGCGAATTCCCGGTTCTGGGTAAAAAAGCACAGACCACGGCAGAGCCTGTGGTGAAAGAGAAATGGGGTATCGGCGTACTGTTCCTCTCCATTGCCGCGCTGTGCTACATCCTGGGTCAGCTGGGCTTTATCTCCTGGGTGCCGGAATACGCCAAAGGTCTGGGCATGAGCCTGAACGACGCGGGCAAACTGGTGAGCGATTTCTGGATGTCTTACATGTTCGGCATGTGGGCGTTTAGCTTCATCCTGCGCTTCTTCGATCTGCAGCGCATTCTGACCGTGCTGGCAGGCCTGGCTACCGTGTTGATGTATATGTTCATCAACGGTTCCCCGGAGCATATGCCGTGGTTCATTCTGACCCTGGGCTTCTTCTCCAGCGCCATTTACACATCGATCATCACCCTGGGCTCCCTGCAGACCAAAGTGGCCTCGCCGAAGCTGGTGAACTTCGTCCTGACCTGCGGCACCATCGGCACCATGCTGACCTTTGTGGTGACGGGGCCGATCGTCGCCCACAGCGGTCCGCTGGCGGCGCTGCACACCGCTAACGGTCTGTACGCTGTGGTGTTCATTATGTGCTTCATCCTGGGCTTTGTGACCCGCCACCGCCAGCATAACGCGGCAGCGGCGTCTCATTAA
- the ppiA gene encoding peptidylprolyl isomerase A produces MLKSTLAAVAAVFALSAVSPAALAAKGDPHVLLTTSAGNIELELNSQKAPVSVKNFLDYVNSGFYNNTTFHRVIPGFMVQGGGFNEQMQQKQPNPPIKNEADNGLLNTRGTIAMARTADKDSATSQFFINVADNAFLDHGQRDFGYAVFGKVVKGMDVADKISQVQTHDVGPYQNVPSKPVVILSAKVLP; encoded by the coding sequence ATGCTCAAATCAACACTGGCGGCTGTCGCAGCTGTGTTTGCTCTTTCTGCCGTTTCCCCGGCCGCGCTGGCAGCAAAAGGGGACCCTCATGTTCTGCTGACCACCTCCGCAGGGAATATTGAGCTGGAACTGAATAGCCAGAAAGCCCCGGTTTCTGTGAAAAACTTCCTCGACTACGTAAACAGCGGCTTTTATAACAACACCACCTTCCACCGCGTGATCCCAGGCTTTATGGTGCAGGGCGGCGGTTTCAACGAGCAGATGCAGCAGAAACAGCCGAACCCCCCGATCAAAAACGAAGCGGACAACGGCCTGCTGAACACCCGCGGCACCATCGCCATGGCGCGTACGGCGGATAAAGACAGCGCCACCAGCCAGTTCTTTATCAACGTGGCGGATAACGCCTTCCTCGACCACGGCCAGCGTGACTTCGGCTATGCGGTGTTTGGTAAAGTGGTAAAAGGGATGGACGTGGCGGACAAGATTTCTCAGGTACAGACCCACGACGTTGGGCCATACCAGAATGTGCCATCCAAACCGGTCGTGATCCTCTCTGCAAAAGTACTGCCGTAA
- a CDS encoding putative adenosine monophosphate-protein transferase Fic, protein MKKLTDKQKSRLWEQQRNVNFQASCLLEKGHGPSDPQIETLELGPSAPGLPHLCLIHRHLYRREMKRAGEYRTDDIFKGDIPFCHFEYIEKMGNELMSALESDRYLVGLQKEEFIERISHYYCEINMLHPFASGNGIAQRVFFEQLAIHAGYLLDWRDIDPEQWVAANQSGATGDLSALNAIFAKVVSEARESE, encoded by the coding sequence GTGAAAAAACTCACCGATAAGCAAAAATCCCGTCTCTGGGAGCAGCAGCGTAACGTCAATTTTCAGGCCAGTTGTCTCCTTGAAAAGGGTCATGGCCCTTCAGATCCCCAGATTGAGACACTGGAACTTGGGCCTTCAGCGCCTGGGTTGCCCCATCTGTGCCTTATTCACCGCCATCTGTATCGCAGAGAGATGAAACGGGCAGGTGAATACCGTACGGACGATATTTTCAAAGGGGACATCCCTTTTTGCCATTTCGAATACATTGAGAAGATGGGCAATGAATTGATGTCGGCACTGGAAAGCGACCGGTACCTGGTGGGTCTTCAGAAAGAGGAGTTTATCGAGCGGATAAGCCATTACTATTGTGAAATCAATATGCTGCATCCTTTTGCGAGTGGTAATGGCATTGCGCAGCGCGTTTTCTTTGAACAGCTGGCGATCCATGCGGGTTACCTGCTGGACTGGCGCGATATCGATCCTGAGCAGTGGGTCGCGGCTAACCAGAGCGGCGCAACGGGAGATTTGTCCGCCCTGAACGCTATCTTTGCCAAAGTAGTGAGCGAAGCGCGGGAATCTGAGTAG
- the pabA gene encoding aminodeoxychorismate synthase component 2 has protein sequence MILLIDNYDSFTWNLYQYFCELGAEVVVRRNDDISLTGIDALAPKKIVISPGPCTPSESGISLDVIRHYAGRLPILGVCLGHQAIGQVFGATIVRAARVMHGKTSPVTHTGTGVFSGLNNPLTVTRYHSLVIDPPTLPDCFEVTAWSETQEIMGIRHREWDLEGVQFHPESILSEQGHQLLANFLNR, from the coding sequence ATGATTCTGCTGATTGATAACTACGATTCCTTCACCTGGAACCTTTACCAGTATTTTTGTGAGCTGGGTGCAGAGGTGGTTGTCCGCCGTAACGACGACATCAGCCTGACCGGGATTGACGCGCTGGCCCCAAAGAAAATCGTTATCTCGCCGGGGCCGTGTACTCCATCGGAATCGGGCATCTCTCTGGATGTGATCCGCCACTACGCCGGCAGGCTGCCGATCCTTGGCGTCTGCCTTGGCCATCAGGCCATCGGGCAGGTGTTTGGCGCCACCATCGTCCGTGCTGCCAGGGTGATGCACGGTAAAACCTCACCGGTTACCCACACCGGCACGGGCGTGTTTAGTGGGTTAAATAACCCGTTAACCGTCACGCGCTACCACTCTCTGGTGATTGACCCGCCGACGCTGCCCGACTGCTTTGAGGTGACCGCCTGGAGCGAGACGCAGGAGATCATGGGCATTCGCCATCGTGAATGGGATCTCGAAGGGGTGCAGTTCCACCCGGAGAGTATTCTCAGCGAACAGGGACACCAGCTGCTGGCTAATTTCCTCAATCGCTGA
- a CDS encoding aspartate aminotransferase family protein — translation MATEQSAITRATFDEVILPIYAPAEFIPVKGKGSRVWDQQGKEYVDFAGGIAVTALGHCHPALVEALKTQGETLWHTSNVFTNEPALRLGRKIIDATFAERVLFMNSGTEANETAFKLARYYASTRHSPYKTKIIAFHNAFHGRSLFTVSVGGQPKYSDGFGPKPADIIHVPFNDLHAVKAVMDDHTCAVVVEPIQGEGGVTAATPEFLKGLRALCDQHQALLVFDEVQSGMGRTGSLFAYMHYGVTPDILTSAKALGGGFPVSAVLTTQEIASAFHVGSHGSTYGGNPLACAIAGAAFDIINTPEVLSGVQAKRELFVKHLQQIDETYDVFSEIRGMGLLIGAELKPQYKGRARDFLHAAAHEGVMVLNAGPDVMRFAPSLVVEENDIEDGLTRFAAAVAKIVKG, via the coding sequence ATGGCAACTGAACAATCTGCAATTACCCGCGCGACATTCGATGAAGTCATTCTGCCGATTTATGCACCGGCCGAGTTTATCCCGGTAAAGGGAAAAGGCAGCCGCGTCTGGGATCAGCAGGGGAAAGAGTACGTGGATTTCGCCGGGGGGATTGCGGTGACGGCGCTGGGGCATTGCCATCCTGCACTGGTCGAGGCGCTGAAAACCCAGGGCGAAACCCTGTGGCACACCAGCAACGTGTTTACCAACGAACCGGCGTTGCGCCTGGGGCGTAAGATCATTGACGCGACTTTCGCCGAGCGCGTGCTGTTTATGAACTCCGGTACGGAAGCCAACGAAACCGCCTTCAAGCTGGCGCGTTACTACGCCTCAACGCGCCACAGCCCGTACAAAACCAAAATCATCGCTTTCCATAACGCTTTCCACGGTCGTTCGCTGTTTACCGTTTCCGTTGGCGGCCAGCCGAAGTATTCCGACGGTTTTGGTCCGAAACCCGCCGATATCATTCATGTACCGTTTAACGATCTGCATGCGGTGAAAGCAGTGATGGATGACCATACCTGCGCGGTCGTGGTTGAGCCGATTCAGGGGGAAGGCGGCGTGACGGCGGCAACGCCGGAATTCCTCAAAGGGCTGCGCGCGCTGTGCGATCAGCATCAGGCGCTGCTGGTGTTTGATGAGGTCCAGAGCGGGATGGGGCGTACAGGCTCCCTGTTCGCCTACATGCACTACGGCGTGACGCCGGATATTCTGACCAGCGCCAAAGCGCTCGGCGGCGGCTTCCCGGTCAGCGCGGTGCTCACCACCCAGGAGATCGCCTCCGCCTTCCACGTTGGCTCTCACGGCTCCACCTACGGCGGAAACCCGCTGGCCTGCGCCATCGCCGGTGCGGCGTTTGATATCATCAATACGCCGGAGGTGTTAAGCGGCGTTCAGGCGAAGCGCGAGCTGTTCGTGAAACATCTGCAGCAGATCGACGAAACGTACGATGTCTTCAGCGAGATCCGTGGTATGGGACTGCTGATTGGTGCAGAGCTGAAGCCGCAGTACAAAGGCCGCGCACGCGATTTCCTGCACGCCGCTGCTCACGAAGGGGTGATGGTGCTCAACGCTGGCCCGGACGTGATGCGCTTTGCGCCGTCGCTGGTGGTCGAAGAGAACGATATTGAAGATGGATTAACCCGCTTTGCCGCGGCGGTGGCGAAGATCGTTAAAGGCTAA
- a CDS encoding YccS/YhfK family putative transporter — MWRRLIYHPEVNYALRQTLVLCLPVAVGLILGHLQQGLLFSLVPACCNIAGLDTPHKRFFKRLIIGGSLFAGCSLAVQLLLARDIPLPLILSVLAMTLGVTAEISSLHARLLPASLIAAIFTLSLAGNMPVWEPLLIYALGTLWYGLFNWFWFWLWREQPLRESLSLLYVQLAEYCEAKYTLLTQHTDPEKSLPPLLTRQQKVVDLISQCYQQLHMLAANKNHEYKRLLRTFQVGLDLQEHISVSLHHPQEVQKLVERSHAEAVIRWNAQTVSARLRVLADDILYHRYPTRFNMDKQLGALEKIARQHEDNPVGQFAAWHFSRIARVLRTQRPLYPRDLMADKQKRLPLLPALKSYLSFKSSALRNAARISVMLSIASLMGMALHLPKPYWILMTVLFVTQNGYGATRVRILHRAGGTMAGLIIAGVTLHFHVPEGYTLAGMLLITLVSYLIIRKNYGWAMVGFTVTAVYTLQLLTLNGEQFIVARLIDTLIGCLIAFGGMVWLWPQWQSGLLRQNAHDALEADQQAIRLILSDDPQPSPLAYQRMKVNQAHNALFNSLNQAMQEPGFNSHYLADMKLWVTHSQFIVEHINAMTTLAREHTMLTPDLAQRYLQSCEIALQRCQQRLEYDAPGESGDSNILEAPETLTHGPMSTLEQHLQRILGHLNTMHTISSVAWRQRPHHGIWLTRRLKRTEY, encoded by the coding sequence ATGTGGCGCAGGCTGATTTATCACCCGGAAGTTAACTACGCACTGCGACAAACGCTGGTGTTGTGCCTTCCTGTGGCCGTGGGCCTGATCCTTGGACATCTTCAACAAGGGCTGCTGTTCTCTCTCGTACCTGCCTGCTGCAATATTGCCGGTCTCGACACCCCGCATAAGCGTTTTTTCAAACGACTGATTATTGGCGGTTCGCTGTTTGCCGGGTGTAGCCTCGCCGTGCAACTGTTGCTGGCCCGCGATATTCCGCTGCCGCTGATCCTGAGCGTGCTGGCGATGACGCTGGGGGTGACCGCCGAAATCAGTTCGCTGCACGCGCGTTTACTGCCCGCCTCACTCATTGCGGCCATCTTTACCCTCAGTCTCGCAGGTAACATGCCGGTATGGGAACCGCTGCTGATCTACGCCCTCGGTACGCTATGGTATGGCCTGTTTAACTGGTTCTGGTTCTGGCTGTGGCGGGAACAGCCGCTGCGTGAATCCCTGAGCCTGCTCTATGTCCAGCTCGCAGAGTACTGCGAAGCCAAATACACGCTGCTGACTCAGCATACCGACCCGGAAAAATCGCTGCCGCCGCTGCTGACGCGCCAGCAGAAGGTGGTGGATCTGATAAGCCAGTGCTACCAGCAACTGCACATGCTGGCCGCCAACAAGAACCACGAATACAAACGGCTGCTGCGCACCTTCCAGGTGGGGCTGGATCTGCAGGAGCATATCTCTGTGAGCCTGCACCACCCGCAGGAGGTGCAAAAGCTGGTGGAGCGCAGCCATGCCGAAGCGGTGATCCGCTGGAACGCGCAGACCGTGTCCGCACGTCTGCGGGTACTGGCCGACGACATTCTTTATCACCGCTATCCCACCCGCTTTAACATGGACAAGCAACTCGGCGCACTGGAGAAGATCGCCCGCCAGCACGAGGATAACCCGGTGGGTCAGTTTGCCGCCTGGCACTTCAGCCGTATTGCCCGCGTGCTGCGTACCCAGCGCCCGCTCTATCCTCGTGACCTGATGGCGGATAAGCAAAAGCGCCTGCCGCTGCTGCCTGCACTTAAAAGCTATCTCTCGTTTAAATCTTCCGCCCTGCGCAACGCCGCCCGGATTAGCGTGATGCTGAGCATCGCCAGCCTGATGGGCATGGCGCTCCATCTGCCCAAACCCTACTGGATATTAATGACGGTACTGTTTGTCACCCAGAACGGCTACGGCGCCACGCGGGTGCGTATTCTGCACCGGGCGGGCGGAACCATGGCGGGGTTGATTATCGCGGGCGTAACGCTGCACTTCCACGTGCCAGAAGGCTATACGCTGGCAGGCATGCTATTGATTACCCTGGTGAGCTACCTGATCATCCGCAAGAACTACGGCTGGGCGATGGTGGGCTTTACGGTCACGGCGGTATACACCCTGCAGTTGCTTACGCTCAATGGCGAACAATTTATTGTCGCCAGGCTTATCGATACACTGATTGGCTGCCTGATTGCCTTTGGCGGAATGGTCTGGCTGTGGCCACAATGGCAAAGCGGCCTGCTCAGGCAGAACGCCCACGACGCGCTGGAGGCCGACCAGCAGGCTATCCGCCTGATCCTGAGCGACGATCCGCAGCCCTCCCCGCTGGCGTATCAGCGGATGAAGGTCAACCAGGCGCATAACGCCCTGTTCAACTCGCTGAATCAGGCGATGCAGGAGCCCGGCTTTAACTCGCACTATCTGGCGGATATGAAGCTCTGGGTGACGCACAGCCAGTTCATCGTCGAACATATCAACGCGATGACCACGCTGGCGCGTGAACATACCATGCTGACACCGGACCTGGCGCAGCGCTATTTGCAGTCGTGTGAGATTGCCCTGCAGCGGTGTCAGCAGCGCCTGGAGTATGACGCACCGGGTGAATCGGGGGATTCGAACATTCTGGAAGCGCCGGAAACGCTCACCCACGGGCCAATGAGCACCCTGGAGCAGCATCTGCAGCGTATTCTGGGGCATCTGAACACCATGCACACCATTTCGTCGGTGGCATGGCGTCAGCGTCCGCATCACGGCATCTGGTTAACGCGGCGGTTAAAGCGAACCGAATATTAG
- the crp gene encoding cAMP-activated global transcriptional regulator CRP: MVLGKPQTDPTLEWFLSHCHIHKYPSKSTLIHQGEKAETLYYIVKGSVAVLIKDEEGKEMILSYLNQGDFIGELGLFEEGQERSAWVRAKTACEVAEISYKKFRQLIQVNPDILMRLSSQMARRLQVTSEKVGNLAFLDVTGRIAQTLLNLAKQPDAMTHPDGMQIKITRQEIGQIVGCSRETVGRILKMLEDQNLISAHGKTIVVYGTR, from the coding sequence ATGGTGCTTGGCAAACCGCAAACAGACCCGACTCTCGAATGGTTCTTGTCTCATTGCCACATTCATAAGTACCCATCGAAGAGCACGCTGATTCACCAGGGTGAAAAAGCGGAAACGTTGTATTACATCGTCAAAGGCTCGGTGGCAGTGCTGATCAAAGATGAAGAAGGGAAAGAGATGATCCTTTCTTATCTGAACCAGGGCGATTTCATCGGTGAACTGGGCCTGTTTGAAGAAGGCCAGGAACGTAGCGCCTGGGTTCGTGCAAAGACAGCATGTGAAGTGGCTGAAATTTCCTACAAGAAATTCCGTCAGTTGATTCAGGTTAATCCTGACATCCTGATGCGTCTTTCTTCGCAGATGGCTCGCCGTCTGCAGGTCACATCAGAGAAAGTGGGTAACCTCGCCTTCCTGGACGTGACCGGCCGTATCGCGCAAACGCTGCTGAACCTGGCGAAACAGCCAGACGCCATGACTCACCCTGACGGCATGCAAATTAAAATTACCCGCCAGGAAATTGGTCAGATCGTCGGTTGCTCCCGTGAAACAGTGGGCCGTATCCTGAAAATGCTGGAAGATCAGAACCTGATCTCCGCCCACGGTAAAACCATCGTGGTTTACGGAACCCGTTAA